From the Rhea pennata isolate bPtePen1 chromosome 1, bPtePen1.pri, whole genome shotgun sequence genome, the window TAGCCAGTGGTATCTTTGAGGTCATTGTGGATCAGTCACCCTATGCCATTGAGGATCTAATGAAAGAATTGCGTAGCAGCAGTGACGAGGAGGATCTGTCTGAAGAAGATGAACAGGGAAATGAAGAAGTGCTTAAAACAAAAGGTGAGGAGgaactaaaagaaaatgaacagggtctttttaaatatctttgtttcTGTTGGGCGGGATTcaaaatctgttctctttttaaaaaagaaaaagaaaaaagtttctgcTTTGAACTAGCAAAGCACATGTTCAAGTTAGTTTAGGAACAATGTTGAAGTTAGTTTAGGAACaattatgttttttccttttccccctcaaGTGTGTTTACACAAAGCAAGTTCAGAAGAATGTGTTACAGAAATCATAGTGGTCTGTATAAAACCAGACAATATCTGCTTTCTGTAGCAGTGTTAGATAAACCGGTTTGGCTTTTGGTCTCAGATATCCAGGACTTTAAAAAGCACGTGTTTTTGGCTTCCTGACAGAGTAGAAAAATGGGCTGGCTGGGAGGGGTATGAATCCTGATATACTCTGGCACAGATGCAGTTATTTCGGAGACCCCCAGATAATGCCGCCGTTGTGTATTGGATAACAGCCCTGAAAATTGTTCTCAGTTTAATTATGGCATAAATTAGCCTCCAGAGATAACATAAAGAAAAACGTACTTGATGTTCTGTCTATTAGAGAATAGTGTCATCTCTGTTCTTGCGAACTCAACATTaaaattagtttctttttttttttataatagaCAGAAGTTCATCAAGAAAATCGGCACAGAGCTCTGAAAATTCGGAGGATGTTTATGAAAATGCTGATGACGGTATTGGGCCTGTTCTTCAGGTTGGTGGCTTTTCTTTGCTAATGgtgttctctctcttccttttttctgtccCTTTCGTGAGATACAGAAATAAGTGGTGTTAATCAGACAATAAGATAAATAAAACTATGAAATATCGTAGTGAAACTTCTGCCTTCTTATAATGTGATATTTATGTGATATGTTTCTTGTGAGTagtttataagaaaataaattcctgtctaaattctgatttctgatttcttctttcttcccctataccatttatttccccccccccgacccATCCCTTCCTATTTCAAGAAGTTCAAAAATGTATGATAAAAGCCAAATCATGCTCTCAGTGGCCAGCAGTCAGCATAAGTTTTCTTCACAATAACAGCAAAAGTACTGGTTGATGGCATGCATAAGAGAGAAGGCAACACATTGTAACTTATATCTTCTGGATTCACTTAACAGTGCAGTGGattgtttttttgaaagatcCACTGAGCAAACATATTCAAGCAGATATGCTTCATGTTTCATGTATAGCTTCTAAGCAAGAATTAGGTCatgatatatttaaatttgaCATTTAAGTAAATATTTGGAGGAGATTTGATGTTGGCTGGCTTCTCTGGTGAATTACAGTTCAAGCTACGAATGTTTGGAAAAGTGATACTGAAGTCCATTGTTCTGTTAAATGAAGTAATCGTCTGTAGAAGTCAGTAAATGTGTGTTAAAGGGATGTAAGTTCTGGCAGAAAGCAAGTATGTCGGGTTTAAAGGAAGTAAAATTATCAAAATCCATATACTACTTGGgatatttataaaatcagttgTATTGCATTATCTTGCATGATAAGCTAACTAAGAAAAGCCATATCATACTTTCCTCCAACAGTTTGATTATAAAGCTCTTGCTGACAAACTCTTTGAATTGGCAAGCAAGAAAGATACACCTGCCTTTAACAGAAAGCGTCTGTACAAGCTGGTCAAAAAGTGAGTTCTTTTGAAATACACCTTGCATGTGCTGGCTTGTCCTAAACAGCTTTGACTTCATTTTCTGCTCGCTCTCTCTTGTCCTGGTAATGTCAGGAAGTTTGAGAGAAGCTTTCTGGTCCTGTTCCAAATATTATATCCAGTATGTTTGCTTAAAAGTAAGTATTCCCTGTGAGAACAAGCTGTCTATCCCAGATGTTTACAGATATGATAGGGGTAACTTCTGTGGAATTCTAGAAACAATGCCGATTTTAGTTTTGTTCCATACGCTGAGAACCATTTTGTCCTATCAACttacaaatgtttaaaaataaaccaatttCTACATCTTCAACAGGCGAGCCATGCTTGCTGCCTTCCGCAGAAGCAAGGAACTATGTGGTGCATAATGACTGCTAGCTAGCTCAAGTACAGGAGACATTGGGGCAAACTTATCTCGCAGCCCTGGATAGGGTGCATATGGTATCTTTAGCCTGTGATACTATTGGTAGCTTACTGATACTAGATACTGCAGCTAGCTCAGGTACCTCTGCAGTGGGTAGATTTGTACCTCAGGATGCAGTCTTAGGCTGTGTGGGGTGCAAGTTGCAGATATGGTAAAGTGTTAAACTGCTCTTTTCTCAAGTGTGTTCTAGTGGTTTGGATTGAGGTTTTTGAGGCAGCTTTCTCCTGGATTGAACTTATAACTTCCTGcgtaaaatgtatttttcctattttagcAAAAGTATAAGTAGTACAGTACTGTGCTGCTAGTGTTATGATTGGTTCTAACACAgtaatactgttttatttttttcttttctctctcctgccttACCTCCAGGTTCCAGGACTTAGCGGAAGGTAAGGACTGAGCAGCATACAGACACAATAGTTTCTTTCTGTTAGAGGATAGATAATGCTCTGCTTACGATGTGTATTACAAATCTTctgttgtttgttcttttaacaTGTGTTTTAAGGATATTGGGAGCTTTTTTCCAAACCTCATTAAGACACATCTTGCATGTTTTTTGAGGACGGTCAGATTCCCTTCAAAATTCAAGCTACCCTGTATTTTGCCCTTAAATGAGAGATAACTGCTTTTACTCAAAAATAGGAATTACTCATATTAGTTTCTACTGGGTTGAAAAGggagttgattttttttttctgggagtTGTGCCATATATGAACAGCAACATGGAAAATATGGTTGTTTTTCAGATATTCTATTCTTTCTCCTCAACAGGAATCTTCCCCCAAGATATTCCTGAAGATGTTTCTACAGATGAAGATGATGATACGTTTAGTAGGGGAAGGcgaaagaaaaaaactgtcaagcctttagagaaaaacaagttGGAAAAAGTAGAAGGTAAGACAAGACCAGTCTTTCAAGAGAGGTGGTCTGCAACCGTTTGTGTAATTTGGCAATGTATCGGATGTcaacttttaaagaaagcataaCCTGTTATTCAGGATGTGCTGCTTTGTGTCACATAACAGTGAAGGTTAAATGTGATGTTAAGGTCTCTTTGAAAGTGATGGGAATTTTATCACTGACTTTGAGGCAAGAATCGCCTCAGAAACGACAGTCAAAGGCAGAATTGGAAGCAGATGTTTGCATTACCCCATCAAGCAGTTACATTTGCTCTAGGTAAACAGAAATGTGTCAGTCTCCTTAAAATAGAGTGGCTGttacaaaataagaatttggGAGCCTTTCTGGAAAGGTGACTCAAAGAGTTACTGAGAAGCAAGTGTAAGGGTATCTAGCATCGTGGCTTTTACTGACACGGCATGAACCCAGTGATACCCAAAATATGTCACAAAACTATTGAGCTCCTAAGTTGCTCTTTTGATTGACTTAAGAAGTTGGTAGGAATAGCTTTTTGTAGCAGTATTGCTGTACAAAATAAGGCTACTGCAGGGGGTAAGTGGCTTAGATACCAGCTGCGACAAGGTAAGCAAAACACGAGTTAGGCCAAGGTTTTGGGGGGAATGCAAAGTTCTTACTAGCTGTGGTACTAAAGCTGTTGCACTGGCTGATAGTAGGAAAATGGtacatttactttctttaaaagaaaaaaaaaactagaataAACTGAACACTGCAAATATCTTTGTCTTTTGCATCTGTATTACATGTTCTTTTTGCAGTGCATTCAGAGAAGGATGAACAAGAAACATCAAGTGCAAAGGAGGCACCAGTTCCTcggaagaaaagaaaaaaaaggaaaaagaggaatagTCCAAGTGCTGATTCTAGCCCAGCTGATGGAAATTGTGAGGAGGGGATAACTGAAACATCTGGATCTAACGTTTCCAACTGGGGAAGGGTGCCAGAAAATAGcaagagaatgaagaaaaagaaacccctAGTAAATGAGGCAAACGTGACCAGAAACATAGCAACTGAGACCGGAGGCGATTGTAGTATCTCTGAGCAGGATGGTCTGACTgacacagaacaaaataaaaagattcagTTGAAGAAAATGGATGCAAAAgcacaaaatgtttctgtaaagcCAGTGTGTCAAAATGGAACAGCTAATGGCGGTGAGGCAGAGGATGCCAGCCCATCTGTCACACCGTTAACTCCTAACGttgtgaaaaagaaacagaaattggGGACTGTCTTAATGAATGGTGATGCCCTACTGCAGCAGACTGACGTAAAATCTGACAAGGAGAGCTTGCTGGGGACCCTGTCAGGAGAGGCAAACTCTGAATCTGCACCCTGCAGAAAAGtcaaattgaagaaaaaaacaaaactaggtGGTTTAGAGGGGACCAAGGTCTCCAGCCAGAAAGCAACAACcctaaaaaagaagagaaaaatagaagagataCTAAGCTCTGTCGAAGCCAACGGAAATCTTGAGACTGCAtgcaagaaacaaagaaagggGGTAAGTAGTTAGATCTGATTTTTTGTCTGCTTTCCTTATGGACTACCAGATCAGTTTTCAAATTTGGCTTTAGCTTTGTAAGTATGGGACTTCATGAGCTGATTATGTACAGGTGTTATTCTGCACTGTCACTAGAAAAATGGATTCTCAGCTCCCCAGAAATTCATGCCCAAAGCCACATTTCTACACCGTCCTGTGCATGTGCCAGCTGCTCAGCCAAAAGAACTTAGCTGAAACTGTGGTTAGGGTGTAGATTTCTTGCTTTCCTGGTTTAATTGTTCATTTGTATTAGGTCTCTGAGCTCAGTATGTGTTCACAAGGGAATGTGGAGGAAGGATGGGATGAGAAGATTCCCATCAGCTGCTCCTTTTTAGCAGCAAGGCAGACTTAGATTAGTATAAGTGTCTTGTGAAATTACTCTCTGATTTAAATAGTGTTTTCTCTCATTAGCTCATTTCTCCATCATAAGGGAACTATTAGTGCTGTCTGAGGGGAAGTAGTTGggtgaagagggaagaaagaatatgGTATAGTGACCTTCAGTGGTTGTATCCTCCTTTTATGAATGCTCGAAGTTCTTAGAAGGacagcatttttctgttagGAAGCTCTGATTGTAGTGTTTTTCATAAATCTACATGTCTTGAAGTTTGGGAGCAAGtttatgtttttcctctgcctACCTACCATAACCATTTTCTTCTTGGCaatgagaagcagcagcttagTTTTGCTCAGCAATTTGCAtatccagaaaatattttgcacagtGTATTTTGATAGAGTGGCTGAGATAGAGTGCAGGGGTTCTTCACTCTCCTGccactgaaatttttaattgtACGTTTTTGGTGTAAGTAACTACTGTAAAAAGTTTAGGGAATCAGTTATTCTTGGAAGTTTTGCTGACATTTTCAGGTTGGTGGAAAGAAATTTCATAAACCATAAATGAAGTGCTGCGTACAAAACATCTCAATCTTCCTCTGACTGAAAAGTCAGGTAGCAAAAATAACTGCATATAAGCAGCCAATCAACTCACCTCTGTTTGACTTAGGTTTAAAACCTAATTAAGTAGTGCAGACTTATATTAACTTGATATAACCACTCCATCCTCCAAGGCTGAAAAATGCATTCTGAAACATTACtcagatattaaaataattttgtcattttctaatttttgatGATAAAGCACTGAGAGGGAGAAACCCGAAACATTTCCCACTCCCCAGTAAGCAAATAGCCTTTTTCTCGCTACAGAGCTTCTGAAGTGTGAACTGTTAGTTTTGCCTCCTGTTGACCAAATATCCCATGTTGCATATCTCTTCTTTATTTGTAAAAGCTCTCTTTCTGAGAAATCATGATTATGCCACCCACATCCCTGTTTGAACCTGTTGGCCGGTTCCAATCAAGTTTTACAAAGATCTTTGTTAGATTCAAGATCAGGTTCCTTCAAGCTTTGTGGCAAATCAGTTGCTGGCACAAATTAGCGTAGCCACTGAGGGAAGGGCTGCTGCATGACCACAACAGTTATCTACTGACTGACTGGCCAGTAAGCACATAGACTAATTGACCGGTCTTTCTAGGTGCAGCTTCAAAGACATCACAGCACTTGCTGCCTCTGGCCCAGTCCAGGGAGCTGTGTATTTGTGTGCATGTCTGTGTGTATGCGTATGTGTTGGGGACAAGGAGAAAAAGCTGGAAGTTATTGGAGTCAGAACGAGAATGAGAGTATTAGTGTAGGAAGAAGTGAGCAGGCTAGAGGTTAAAGATACGAATATGGAGAAAATTAGGCTTTGctaatttttcattgtttgagaaataatatgtttgttttatttcttagtttTAGTTACGTACTGTTGGTCTCTTGTCCAGAAAACATGTGGGGCCTGTTTTGGTTCTGAATTTCACAAGACAACACACCCACCCAAAGAATTAGCTTTAGATATTGAGGAGGATTAAAATCAGACATGTTCAGCATTATTACACATTTATCTCCAGAACTCAGGCTATGCTAAGGAAGCTAAAAgacttgtgttttatttaaagtagGAGTGATTTTCAAATTGAAAGAATATGTATACCCTGGATATTTTCCAAAGCATGACTAAAGCAGGCTGCTTTAGGAATTTCTCATCTGTAGATTGCTGTAAAGTGTAGATGAGCTTCCCTTCACTCTAGTGTACAGACATCTGAGGGACCACAGGCCCTAAGCTCTGGAGTAGTGTATTTCATTACTTGCATTGCCAGTACAGGTCCTGAGAATTGTCTTGGACTGAGGAAAAGAATTGCTCTAAATGACGATGCAATAGTCGGTATGAATCTGAGGACAGGGCAGCAAACTGGTAGCAGTGTGCGTTagcttgttttctgaaagtatACACAGACCTCATATTCTCgcaactttttaaaagtctcCTTCCCAGTCTACAGCTGGATTTGTTACCTGTCTTATCCATCTGGAGGTATTGCAGAAGAGATCTTGCctaaaggcaagaaaagaaacatcagcGCTTGCATGCAGGAGAGCGGGGGGTGATTATAAGGCAGCCTCAtgcacaggagaaaaacagctgtttgcCCTCTTGATCGGCCATGCAATGTTCTACAAGCTCCTCCTTCCTTATTTTGCGAGGCCTTCCTATTCCAGGACAGGAATAAATGTGctgaaataggaagaaaaataaatatgtgatTTCAATCATGCTAACTGCAAAATTAATTCCTAAAACTCAACCATGGAGATTAGCACATGTGAGAAACAGCTAGTTCTCAGCTGTGGTGAGGCCATGGATGATAAGCTCTGAGCTTCCTTTGTTGTACTGTGTATAGCTAGCTACTGTACTTTGTACTGAGAagacttctttcctttcttcctttacagGAAACCAGCACTACTCTATtaccattaaagaaaaagaaagcaaaagcagggAGCGACTTtgtgaaatttgaaaaatcaaCTTTACCAAAGCCAGTGTTCTTCAGGAAAGCCAAAGGCACCATCTCTTCCACCAGGGCCTCCATGCAGGTAATGTGATCCCCTAGATGGCAGTTGAAAGTTTACACCTGTGGGCCTGGGCAGAGTCTGGCTGCTGACCTCTTTTCTGCTGTAACTGGCTGCATAGCCTCACTCATGCTCTCTTTTTCACTCTCTGCTAGTCTCCTAACATGGACAAGTAAAACTGGAAATGCTGTTGCACTTCCTTGAAAACAGTCACACATGCCTCCAGCATATCAGAAAATAGGCTGGAGAGATCTTTAAAATCTCCTCTCAccctcttctccttttaaatatacatttttgttGAAGGGACGCCATTCTGAAACTGcttatttcacaaaaaaacaaaaggattaaAAGATTCAGCCCTACTAAGGGACTTTGAGCTTCCATTTCGTCCCATTTGTGGAGACTAGTAACAGTATAGATCTTTCAAAAGACTACCCCCTTTTCTAAACTTTCCTAACATATAATACCTTTCCAACCCTTCTTTGCACTTTGAGGCATGAGTGCAGTGGGGCCAGTGTATTTAACACACTAATATTTTCTTGGTTGTTGTCAAATGACAAAATAACCTTAGGAAAAGTATGTGATTTCTCTACAAATAGAATGTGTTTGCTTTTAGCTAGAAAGACAGTGCTGCCTTTCCTTTTGAAAGGGCCAGTATGTCAACACTAAAAGCTTGGAGGGGACTTCTAGATCAAATGGAGAAAATTAGGCTGCTTTACATCAATTTTGATGGGGTAAAAACTTGTAGTATTGCTGCAGAAATCTAACTTTATTTactgtctttattttgcttcataGTTGAGTAAGTTGCAATCGTCGGGCTCCAAAAAGGTCACCTTTGGCCTGAATAAAAACATGACTGCTGGTGAGTCACATCTGCATGTCTTCGCACACTCTCTCATAACATGAGGAAGGGGGAAGCTGTatacactcacacacactcGTACTCTCCATCTGTCTAAAACAGAATGATTCTGATCCCCTTTTTGTCATGATATTTGTATATAGTTTAGAAACCACCCCCAAGCCCCAGTCCAGGGGAGACGCTGAAGTTTAGGACATTCTTTCCAAAAGCGAGGTTTACACACTTCCAGGGTTTTGCTTTATTGACTCACAGATGGAGCCTTATGGATTGTCGTTCTGTTTCATTGTGTTTTCAAACTCTCCATCCTGTGCCTCTTGTTCTGCAGGATGCCTTTTAGAGAAATGCGCATTTCACATTCTTCACTGCTCAGTTCTCCTTCCCACCATAAAGGTGACCATGTAGTGATGTCACATGTGATGATGATCTCTGGCTATATCATAGTAAAATTCCAGTTTTATCTTGACTGCCTTTGATTTATGATAGtaatgcataaataaatatcagtCCCACTCTGGATCCCATGTGTATGCAGATAGTGTTTTCCCTGTTAAACTTCTGTGCTGTGGAGCAAggcatttatttactttttatgcatttagttatttttttctctctgaggtGTGCTATAGGCCATATTCAAATAGAGAGTAGCAggtttttaatatatgtatgtacTTACATTAACATAACACATAActtaaagagaacaaaagtaCCCCTGTGCTAGCAGAGCTGATAATCATGAGCCTCTAGAACCATGGTGTTTACCAATAAGAATTGAGCTGCTTCTTATTCATCAtcatctttcaaaagaaagtgtGATGCTACTGCTCAGGATACCTAGAACACTTGTTTCTGAGGAGCAGGCCAGGAGTCTCCGTGGTCTGTGATACCTAGGGGAATGATTCACCGCCTCTGTGGTTGCAGCAGACTCCAATTGCAAAGGGGCTGTGCTGAGAGAgtttttggttggttgttt encodes:
- the RRP1B gene encoding ribosomal RNA processing protein 1 homolog B translates to MAPAALQAPEIQFAQRLAANEKRIRDRAVKKLRSYISVRTQRPAGGFSQEELLKIWKGLFYCMWMQDKPLLQEELANNISQLIHVIQNTEAQHLFIQTFWQTINREWNGIDSLRLDKYYMLIRMILRQSFEVLKKNKWDENLIEPFLELLMKEVMDPDSNAPSGIKFHFIDIYLGELSKVGAKELTADQNLKFIEPFCKIASKSKDHRVMHAVASGIFEVIVDQSPYAIEDLMKELRSSSDEEDLSEEDEQGNEEVLKTKDRSSSRKSAQSSENSEDVYENADDGIGPVLQFDYKALADKLFELASKKDTPAFNRKRLYKLVKKFQDLAEGIFPQDIPEDVSTDEDDDTFSRGRRKKKTVKPLEKNKLEKVEVHSEKDEQETSSAKEAPVPRKKRKKRKKRNSPSADSSPADGNCEEGITETSGSNVSNWGRVPENSKRMKKKKPLVNEANVTRNIATETGGDCSISEQDGLTDTEQNKKIQLKKMDAKAQNVSVKPVCQNGTANGGEAEDASPSVTPLTPNVVKKKQKLGTVLMNGDALLQQTDVKSDKESLLGTLSGEANSESAPCRKVKLKKKTKLGGLEGTKVSSQKATTLKKKRKIEEILSSVEANGNLETACKKQRKGETSTTLLPLKKKKAKAGSDFVKFEKSTLPKPVFFRKAKGTISSTRASMQLSKLQSSGSKKVTFGLNKNMTAEFKKTDKSILVSPQGPSRVAFNPEQKPPHGVLKSPAGTPAGEPQMKKLFTLPAKKRPTAMDFF